A window of the Butyricimonas virosa genome harbors these coding sequences:
- a CDS encoding gliding motility lipoprotein GldH, with product MKNKLCIYILFLLLGCMACNFSTTQEKYKTLGSETWERDSNYKFEFDITQPGNYHVSTCIRHSTDYKQRNISCYLIIRHQGAEVDKENSDIIIVDNNGRWVGQGLSGLKTVVQPIERIFHFDSTGIYTVEIKHRMKDKQLKGIKNIGIKIKSITYYGEE from the coding sequence ATGAAGAACAAACTTTGTATATACATTCTCTTCCTGTTACTCGGCTGCATGGCTTGTAACTTTTCCACCACACAGGAAAAATACAAAACACTTGGCAGCGAAACATGGGAACGAGACAGCAATTACAAATTCGAATTCGACATCACGCAACCCGGCAATTACCATGTCAGCACCTGCATCCGTCACTCTACCGACTACAAACAAAGAAATATCAGTTGCTACTTGATCATCCGACATCAAGGAGCAGAAGTTGATAAAGAGAATTCAGACATTATTATTGTCGACAATAACGGCAGGTGGGTCGGTCAAGGACTCTCGGGACTAAAAACAGTCGTACAACCGATTGAACGGATTTTCCATTTTGACTCCACGGGCATTTATACCGTGGAAATCAAACACCGGATGAAAGATAAACAACTGAAAGGGATTAAAAATATAGGAATTAAAATAAAATCCATAACTTATTATGGCGAAGAATAA